The Manihot esculenta cultivar AM560-2 chromosome 11, M.esculenta_v8, whole genome shotgun sequence genome includes a region encoding these proteins:
- the LOC110607559 gene encoding auxin-induced protein 15A, giving the protein MGIRLPRIVSAKQILRRILLSQETTDVPKGHFAVYVGENQKKRFSVPISYLKHPSFQNLLSQAEEEFGFHHPMGGLTIPCSEQVFTDLIFSL; this is encoded by the coding sequence ATGGGGATTCGCTTGCCCAGAATCGTAAGTGCTAAGCAAATTCTAAGACGGATTCTTTTATCACAAGAAACTACTGATGTGCCTAAAGGCCACTTTGCTGTTTATGTTGGAGAAAATCAGAAGAAGAGATTTTCTGTTCCAATATCATATTTGAAGCATCCTTCATTTCAGAACCTGCTGAGTCAAGCTGAAGAAGAGTTTGGGTTTCATCATCCCATGGGTGGCCTCACTATCCCATGCAGTGAACAAGTCTTCACTGATCTCATTTTCAGTTTGTAG
- the LOC110607560 gene encoding auxin-induced protein 15A: protein MGIQLMGIAHAKQKLQRSLSAKIASVLATSHNVPKGHIAVYVGEGYRKRFVIPISYLNHPLFLELLHRAEEEFGFDHPMGGLTLPCTEDYFTFLTSVLSCS, encoded by the coding sequence ATGGGGATTCAACTGATGGGGATTGCTCATGCCAAGCAAAAGCTTCAACGCAGTCTATCAGCTAAAATTGCAAGTGTTTTAGCTACTTCACACAATGTTCCTAAAGGCCACATTGCTGTCTACGTCGGAGAAGGCTACAGAAAGAGATTTGTTATTCCAATTTCGTACTTGAACCACCCTTTGTTCTTGGAGCTGCTACACCGTGCTGAGGAAGAATTTGGATTCGATCATCCAATGGGTGGTCTTACATTACCCTGCACTGAAGATTACTTCACTTTTCTAACTTCAGTCTTGAGTTGCTCTTGA